From the genome of Trichosurus vulpecula isolate mTriVul1 chromosome 6, mTriVul1.pri, whole genome shotgun sequence:
attattaagcccCTCATCTTATTTCAGCTGAAACTTAAGGAAGCTGTTTATAGAGGACAGAAAGGGCACCAGGGCATGGCTCGTGCCTGGGTGTGGATGGTGGCAGGGACCCAGCCCTGGGACCAGGAGAACCAGCAAGGTGGAGATGGAAGGAAGCCACGATGGCTTTGCTGGATCCCTTTCCTACCTGGGAGGTACAGGTGTGTGCCCCCTTGGGCCTATGATAGGTATTTAGCAGTGCTAGGTCAAAAAATGGCAGGATTGGATGAAAAGAGCCCCATCAGGACTCCCATCTCACCCAGGGAACCTGTCCCTCCATCCCCCAAGAAGACTTTGCTTCCTCTTTCTGCAGGTTGGAAGACTGCACCCAAACCGAGCCCGAGCTACAGTGCCCCCTCTGCCCCTGGTACCAACCCTGGCTCCTTCGAGGGCCCCAAAGATGCCAGCAGCTCAAAAGCCATCCTCAGAGCCTGTGCTGTTGCTTTCTGATGATGAAGAACTTTTCTGGGAGACAAATTGCCTCAGCCCCACTCAGGGCAAGGCCCCCAAAGAATCTGGGTGAAGTGTTTGTCCAGGCCTGCCCTTCCTCCTCCTACACAATGACCTGCATCAAGCAGAACTCTCATGCACTGGAGGCAGTGGAGGCATCTGTCCATACTTCTCTGTCCCACTCTGTATTCAGGCTTAGGATTATTTCAGTAGCTAGAGGTGACAGGAACCCTTCCCTGGTATGACCCTGTGTCACCTCTCAAGGATGCACACCCAGGTACACTGCCCCCTTCCAGCAGTGCCAATGAGTGCACTTGATAGCAATGGGGCTCAGTTCAAAGTAACCTTGTTACCATTTCCAGCTTTCTCTTCCCATTGAATAAAAAGCAATTTCCCCACTTGGAGCCTTGACACGTAAACACAAGGACTGATTTGGAAAGCTGTGCCTTGAAGGACAGAAATTCCGTTTACAGAGCACAGGCAGAGGAGGCTGGCAGGGAGGACCTGTCAGGTGTCAGAGGAATGGCATGGGCAGAGTATACTCCAGGACATGTCAGAGTCGTGTCACAAGATCCTGGTTAGATCCTGCCATGGTATAAACACCTACTGTGGGCACCAAGAACAGGAACTTTGTCCTCAGACAGTGGAGCTCCCTTCCTGAGGTTTTCTAGAgcaagggtggagaacctgcagccttgaggccatatgtggccctctaggtcctcaaatgcagccctttggctgaatccaaacttcacagaacaaatcctttcattaagggtcCCCACCCCCGTTCTAGAGTATAATCCAGCCGACAGGCAGAGGGAAGGAGTAGAATCTGTGTGTGACATCTAGGGATCCTTTCTGAAACCCAATCCTCTCCTGCCCCATCCCATACCACAACTGCCCACCCTCCACCTGGTGCCTCCTTCCCACAGTCCCTCTCTCTTGCCCTACAGTGTCCAGGCTTCCTGGTTATTCATGCAGACACGGCTATTCAGAGCTCTCTTTGGCCCCAAGTGATTTTAATGAGTTTAAGTGTCCATGGCACAGAGCAGCTCAGGGTTGGGAACTTAGACTCATTCCagacccaccccacccccagaaacCCAACAACTAGTCAGGAGTCACAGCAGGATTGCCCAAAGTCCCTTGTTCTGGCCAGGGTTCAGCCCCAACACAGGACTCCTTCCCTGGACCCTGACCTATTCCAGGTCTTGTCACTTGGACACAAGACCTGTTACTTGGTCACAAGGTCTGGTCCTTTCCTAATCCCCTGGAATCCTGACCCATTGCTTTTCTGAGGCCTGGACCTTGATTCATTGACACCACCTGGTCCCAAACAGGCCTCCCCTCTCTCCCAAGGGATCACCAATCTCCCCAGTTCATACAGATGTCCTTTTAGCACCCCTTTAGGCCCTCCAAGCCCCACCTAGGTCTTTACATTGGTCCATCTGATTTCATCCCAGTCCTGGGTTGAGATCCCCCTTCAGGCATCCCCTGGCCCCATCCCTTGGCAGCACCCTTTTGTACCCGGCTGTATACCGGGAGTGCAAGGCTGCTGGGGCTGTTGGACCTGGGGAGCATTTGGGGTTTGGGGGGCGGAATGGGCTTGAGATTCCGTGGAGGGGGCACAGCATAGTCGTCTGTGGCAGGGTTATAGGGGAGCTCGTAACCCTCCTCTTGCACCCGAGCTCGCTGGCACCAGGCATCCCTGGGCTCTTGGGGCTTGTCATAAAGGCCGGGAGGTGGGGCTGGGCTCTGGCCTTCAGGCTCATCATAAATGGGCTCCTTCTTGGCTCCTCCCAGCTTTGTATCTTTAAGCTGTTGCTGCACCTGTTCAAACAAGCCCCAGTAGAGGGGGGAGCTTACACCAGCCCCATGTCCTGTCTTCTGGCCTGAACTGTCCACAGGATCTGAGTACAAGGGGTCTGAGGAGGAGTCAGGCAGTGAGCGAAGGGCATCCAAAGGCTCTGAGTAGAGGGCAGGGCCATCGGCATGGGGATCTTCAAGGCCATGGGAGGCAGCCCCTGCCATCCCCACCTCTGACAAGCCAGGGCTCTGCTGATCCAGGCCTGGGCTGGCTCCAGAAACAATGCCAGCTTGAGCCTTTTGCCTTTGGATGGCAGCCTCCACAGCCTGAAAAATGTCATTCCCTTGGGAGGTCTGGAAAGTGAAGGTTCCAGGGCCTGAGGGACACCTCCGTCCAGCCTCGAAGGAGAACATGGcctggaggcagagggagagaaagcaaaGGTGAGCTGGAGAGCTGGCAGAGACTGTGGAGATCATCCTTTCCAGCCCAtcttatgggtgaggaaactgatgcttggaagggaagaggctgACCCGAGGTCATCCTAGTAGCAGTCAGCTCTTGGGGCTGAGGGGAGCCACGGGCCTCAAAAGAGAAACCAGTGTCATAGCTGCAGTGAAGGGGGACCCACCATACTCTCCTAGCCCTCCCCTCCATACATCCTCTGCTTCCCGAAACTGAGCCCAAGCCTTTGTATGGCGGGACCTCTGCCCCATCCCAAGCCCTTACCCGATCCCGGCCATAGCGACGGAGAAGAGTGTAGGGCCAGGAGAGCAGGGGCTCCTTCTTCTGACCCTGCCCCCCCAGTGCCAGGAGACTCAGACCATTGGCCTCCACCCTGAGCACGTAGTGTCCCTGCAACCCACAATGCTCAGATGCCTCTGTTTTCTGTACAGTCACCCAGAACTCAGACCCTGGGGAGAGATGAAGGGTCAAAGTGGAATATTTCcagatggagaaggggaaggacacCCAGGTCCTGACAGGGACTGGATCCCACCTAGACACCAGACCCACAGGGGCTTCACACCCCCTCCACTCAATCCCTCAGCCCCATGTAAGGGCTGTGGAATCCCCATTCCAAGCCCATggtattctctcccttccatgcTCCCCTggacctctctccccacccttttctcctttcatccCTACCTTGCCCATGGGGGCTGTACAGAGAGTTCTCCTGCATCTCCATTGAAGAGGGCCCAGAAGAGCTTTCTCCTGGAGCCAGAGACCAGCAGCCTTTCTGCAGGGGAGGAAGTGTCAGTGCTCCCGTAAACATCCCCAGTGCTCTCCAGCAGGGGTCTGGGCCCAAtcaagtggggggaggggggggagaagagACAGGACGCTGACCTTGAACCTTGCCCTCTCACTAAGTGGATTTCCCTAGACAGCATCCCCACTTATTCAACCCTCTCACCGGAAAGGCAGTCTGGCAGAGTATTTGCACCCAGGCCACACTGGCAGGGCCCTCAGCTGCCAGGAGGTGGGAGCGCTGAGCAGTGTCCACTCGAAAGACCGATGTGCCAGGTCCTGGGGGGCTGTCCAAGGCCACAGGGGCCACACTCACACAATCCGACAAGCGAATCACTCGGCAGTCTAGGCGGCGAGAGCCTCCCCGCCCGCTTCCAGAGCCTGACCCTTTGTGCTCAAAGAACTCAAGCCGGGCCACTCCATTCGGACTGGACGGGTACAAGACAGCCCAGGTCTTCTTCCACTTCTAGAGTGGGGAGAACGTGGGAAAATACTTTGAGAAGCCATTTGGGGAGAGGAGAACGTGAGGAAGACACTGGGAAGTGACATGGGAAAGGAGAGTTTCCTAAGAACAGGGATGCCCGGGACTTCCTCAAGCTTTGGGGCAAGGGTGGGTGGAGGTCAGTGCATATATAGATCATTGAGAGGAAGAGAGTCAAGGAAACACCACGGGGAAAAAAAGACGCAGGTATCGGACACACCGTAGGACTGGCTCTCTATATAAATCAATAGCCTTATCTTCTTCCCCGTTtgttggggctggggagggagagatggggagaaacgCTGGTGAGATACGTGGAACATGTAGGGAAAACCAGGAAATTAGAGATAAATGAAGGGACGAGAGGGGCTCAACATACAGGCTGGCCCTCGAGGAGAGGTGGGTATAGGACAGAGGCAGGGCGACCCTGAGAAGGGCAGGGGACTCCATACGGAATAGTCCAGCCCCACTCCTGAgagggaaatggggaagggggcCGAGGTGGGGGGCGGAGACAAGGAAAGGGAACATGGCTGGGACAGCCCAGGTCTCCAGAGGTAAGCCACTGCAGGAGGGAGGCCGCCCAGCAAAGACCCCAGACCCGGGGCCGAGGGTACgagcccacccccacccaccccccaaccccGGGAGAGGTGGGGTTTCCTAAAGGAGGCGGAGCTCCCTGGTGGGGGTGGGCGTATTTCCGTCCGGCCGGGGTTGGAGGAAGCGTGGAGGGGTTGGGACTTCCTCCGGTGTTTGGGGAGAAACTTCTCCAGGACTAGCCTCGGGCCCCGcgcccctccctttccccaccccagggGCTCCCCGCAGACCGCTGCCCCGCGCCTCCCGCCCCCAGCCCCCGCCACCACCTTGGCCCCGAAGCGCTGACTCTGCACGAAGAGTGGTCCCTCCATGGCAGCCCCGTCCATGGCGGCGCCGTCCATGGCCCCAGGCGGCTCCGGACGTTTCCTGGCGCtgcggggcgggggcgggggcgggggcggggcggggcccgcggggaggggctggggtgggagggatcaccccatccccaccccctagTCCCCTACCCCCGCCCTAATCGGCCGATCCGGCCTCGGAGATTCCGACCCGAAGCGAGCAGACCGAGTCTGGACTGGAGCCGCCCCGGCGGCCAGCATTCCTGCGGCCGGCTCCGACGCCCGGAATGGAAAGAAGTGGGAGGGTCAGGAaacccaccctcccccccaaacacgCACTCACGTTCACACTCAACACACACTCAGTCTCCTCTTCCCGCTTAGCCCCCGCAAAACGAGCACGCAAACCTTCAGTACCTACTGGGTGCAAGGCCCCGGCCACCCTCGCTTCTGCACCGCAGGTGTCCCGAAGGGTTCAAGCTCTGCCGGGGACCAGAAGTGGCAGGAAGGAACTTAAATAGATGCTCCCTCCGGGCAAGTTCCCCGTCCAAGTCGGCATCTGAATGCTCCAGGCccaagacaaagatgaaaaatcccGTCCTCTGACAGCTTCCCCTCTATTACCTACACGTTAGACCCAGACATGTGGCAACATCCACAGGCTCAAACAAGCCTCAGGTGCTCGGAGGCACATTGCgcagcacgtagtaggtgcttatgaATGCTTGTTcacctgaacacacacacacacaaaactgttcagtgcttataaatgcttgtttacctgaatacacacacataaaactgcTCAGTGCTTATAAACGCTTGTTCGccagaacacacacatacacacactcgcACAAAACTGTTCAGTGCTTATAAATGCATGTTCACcggaatacacacacataaaactgtTAAGTGCTTGTAAATGCTTGTTCACCTGaacacacacgcgcacgcacgcacgcacggtGTTCAGCGTCTGTGGGAGACTACACTCTTTACCGAAACCTCAATGGGTGAATGATGGAAGAAGGCAGGGACCTTGGGGGATGGCAAAGTGATGAAGTTCGAGAAATGAACAGAAGGCTTCTCCAAGTCCCAAGCCAGGGGCTTCGCCCAACATGGGCCCCCGTGTGTCCTCCAGCCTCAGCCAGCCAGGGAAGAAAGCCTCATTGAGCTGAGCGTCCAGCGGCGGAGGGGAGGAGGCGAGGCTGGGGCCTGGCTggccagggagggggagggacagaCTGAGTGGAAcggtgggagggattgagggaggGGCGTCCAGTCTCCCAGGGCCCGGCACTTTCTTGGAAGTCCCTGGATTAGGCTCTGAGGCCAGGACTAGCGTTCCCCATCCCATTCCTTCGGAGGCAACTTCCAGCCCAGAGGTAGGGGcgcttggggagaggggaacaaAACGGACAAGCAGGAAAATGAGGAATGAGGGGGGCTAGGAGGGCGGGAGAATGGATGACGGTCACTGAGAAAGAAGTGGGAGCACTGGAGGATGGGGGGGGGCAGCGGGGGAAGATGGGAGTGAAAAGAGTTGGGTGTTGGGAAGCTAGCAGTGTGTGGGTAACAGTGATAGGGGGTATAGGAGGGTGTGGGAAATGGGGGACCCAGGTAATGAGGATGTAGAAACAAACACGAGGGTGCTGGAGACAGGAAAGGTGGGGGTGAATGCAGGGTATAGGGGGCTTATGGGGGTGAAGATAGCCGATATCTGAAGCTGTTGTATGCTTTCTGTCACTGGCCAGTCCCCAGTTCCATGAAGTGGGGGAAACAGAAAGGTGAAAGGGGTCCAGCCTGGCAGGGGGCAGAGAATGTGGCAGCCACCGCAGGGGATGAGGACAGCATCTGAGGGTCAGACAGGGTAGGAGGCCAGCagaatggaaaggggaaaagaggacagGAGTCTTTGCTGGGAGTCTGGCCCAGAAAAGTCAAAGTTTCCATAAAGGactggaggaaagggagaggagggagaggagaaggttagAACTGAAgcagggagggcagggcagggtcCAGTTTGCTCCCACCAAAGACTCCTCTGCAGGGGATGGAGAAGCCAAACCCCAAAGTCAGCtgttcctatcccatccccccaGGGATTGGGCCTGTCTCTCTGGCCTAGTGTCTGTTGCCTCAGTAACGGCTTGGACCTTCacactccctccttctccttccctccctccttcccagtgGCTCCCACTGCCCCGCCCCATCCACTCAACTCTGGTCCCACTGGGTCCCCATGCTCCCCTGGGACAGGTAACTAAGGGACCTCCATGTGTGACTCTGTCAAAGTGGCACTACCTGGGACATTGTTTCTTGTGTCACTATCAACATAGAGGCCTCCTCATGACTTCTGATGTGGGCAGCTGCATGTGATCCATGCAGCTAAAACTATTATGTGTGCCTCTctgggactgtgtgtgtgtgtgtgtatgtgtaacatATTATGACTTGTGTGCTTGCCTGTTTCTCTGAGCCTCTCCTGCACATGTTCTGATGAGGTTGCGTTACTTCCCAGCTCTGAGGATAAAGGGCTGCTATTTGAGTCTCTCTTAACCACTATTCCTCCTCCTCaatcaagatccaagagaaaccTATCTCATTGACTTCTGTTTACCGTTCTTCTATCACTTTTACACTGTATCTCCTAATTAATGTCTATCATTCTTCATCTGTTGAGTTCACAGggtatctccttccctccttccctcactgtGTCTCCCTGCCTTACTCTGTGAATTTCTTTATGTCTCTATGTGTCATCAAAGGTGTTTTTGTCTCTCATTCTCTTAGTCCAGGTCTCTGTCTCTACCTTATTGTCACCATCTCACTATCATTAAAGTCTGGGTTTCTGTTTCTCTTAGACCATGTCTGACACACAGCTCGCCGGGGGCCAGCAGTGGGGCCTTTGGGGGCTGCTTCTGTGCATGCTATGTGCCTGGTGCCTGGGAGCGCCCTCTCCATCTCCAAGCCCCGAATCGAGCACTGGTAGCAAGCTTCGTTTCCGCCTAGCTGGTTTCCCTAGGAAGCACTATGAGGGCCGTGTGGAAATACAGCGGGCCGGCGAGTGGGGTACCATCTGTGACGATGACTTCACGCTGCAAGCAGCTCATGTTCTGTGCCGGGAGCTGGGCTTTACGGAAGCCACAGGATGGGCCCACAGTGCCAAATATGGTGCAGGCACAGGTGAGAACAAGCCCTAAGGAAGGCCACAGAACAGGGAAACAACACCAAGTACAGCTGAGGCTGAAGGCTCAGGAAAAAAGATGTAGTCTGCAGATGATACCAAATCAGAGCTGTTGGAGGTGGGAGTGAGGGGGGGggcagtgggaggaagagaagcaaagaatTAATATATCGACAAATTCCAAATCTAAAAAATACATgattgggccaaatctaatatgatgaaatgtaataaatataaatgtaaagttgggcttgggttcaaaaaatcaactgcacTTCCCCAGGAGGCATgaacagataaactattcttaAATTAAGGATCTGGGGGATTTAGTGGACTGCATATAAGCTCTATATGTCAAGCAAAAAAGGCAAAGTGACTGAAGGTAGCATCAGTAGAGCCTGAGAGCCCAGAACGAGGAAGAAGATATTAGTAGCCTTGTCCTCTGCTCTGGTCTGACCTTCCCTGGTATATTGTGTCCAGTTCCGGGCGCCACATTTAAGGATATTGATAAGCACATccagagggaaaaacaaacatacataatAAAGAGTAACTGGAAATTTAAGCAACTTGTTACCCAGGCTAGAGAGCATTGGTTCTGGAGTCTGATTCTACCTCTTATGGGCAAAGCACAATCTCCTGGGACTCAGGATTCCTGTGCTGAGAGGGAGTTtggacttctaaggtccctcccaactatGAGATCCTTCCATTTTTAACTCTAGCCTGGAAAAAGAGCATGTTAAGGGAGGCCCAGATGTTACACAAGGGGGACTGATTGGGAGGGAGAATTGGTCTGAGAGGGTGACCAGTGCCCTGGGAAGTTTGTCATCCTGCTTGTTAAAAAAGAGCTTTGGAACAGGTCAGATGAGAGTCCTCATTCTGGCTCTTCCCCTAGATCATTGTGTGTCTTTGAGAAAGTCATTTCCTCTGTCTGAGCCCcgagaaaacaaaataattggaCTCAGTGGTTTCTAATCCCCCATCAagtttaaaattctatgatttggtGTGATTGCTGCTCACTCCCCAGAGTTTCAAAATGAACCTGCTCCACCAAGGCCCTTCTGTATTCCCCGGGCCCAAATCACCACAGGTTCCCAATGCCTTTCatactccttcttccccttccctcacccacTTGGGCCAGGTGAACCAGAAGGagaatattcagttcattaaagAAGTCATCAGTGGCCAAGGATGCAGCCCCCTGTCTGCCAAGGCCCTCTTGTCTTCCCATCCCTGAGCATATCTTTCCTCACCTAGGGAGATGGGTGTGGGGGTagactagaagacctctgagaCCCccagctcttccatgccctgccAATGTCCCCATCCCCACCTTCATCACTACCTACGTGCTCCCTCTCAGTTCCTTCTGTCCCACTCCCCAAGGCCGAATCTGGCTGGACAACCTGAACTGCAGAGGGACGGAGCGGAGCATCACCGAGTGTGCCTCTCGGGGCTGGGGCAACAGTGACTGCACCCACGATGAGGATGCTGGTGTGATATGCAAGGACCAGCGCCTTCCCGGCTTCTCCGATTCCAACATCATAGAGGTTGGTGGGTATATGGGCAAAGACTTAGGTTCTGTACAAACACCTATACATGTGGCAGCTAGGGGGTACCATCTGGAGAGGGTGGAACCTTGGGTCAGAGaaccttgaattcaaatcctgcctctgacatttactagccatgtgaccctagcaagtcactaaacttctgtcTTGTCtcacattcctcatctgtaaagtggtgataataatagtgcctaccttccACGGTTTTGgtgaggataacatgagataatatttgttttttttttaaattcaatttaactttatttttacaaAGATCCAAAACGAGATGATATTTAAcaagtaaaacactttgcaaaccgtAAAGTGCTATATACGTGCTGGCAATTAttatcatatacatacacaggcaGGCATACTGGGATTTGGGGGCTGGGGAAGATATGGGGATCACGGGGCAgatgctcagtcattttcagttgggtccaactcttcatgaccccatttgagattttcttagcaaaaatattggagtggtttgccatttccttctccagctcattttacagatgaggaaactgaggcaaacaaggttaagtgacttgcctagggtcacacagctgaggaagatgagtcttcctgactccagggctggcactgtctccactgcaccacctagctaggGCATTTAATATATGATATTATAGGAAAGGCAGTCTGGTTTAGTAGAAAGATCAGGTTTGGGAGTCCAAAGGCCAGTTTCAAATctgggctctgccacttcctttgtatataacaagtcatttaacctctctgagtctcagttcccccccacacacaagatctcttccagctccagttCCAATCATCTGACGCTGCTCCTTTTCTGGGCCACAgtcatctcatctgtaaaattggattCATAATCTGTTTTTTATTTGcaagggagaaggaaggcagggccattggggttaagtgacttgcccaagatcacacagttagtaagtgtgtcaagtgagctcaggtccttctggctccagggccggtactctactcactgtgccacctaggtgccccaggATTAATAATCTTCATACTTTCttgtttagacttttttttttactttatgttttCTTCAGGAGGGAGTTAGATTTTCTAtagaaattttagctattatgTGAGAAAGTATTCCTCAAGGGGGAGTATGGAGCAGGAGAGTtatacaattttaaataaatccCAGCCCAGCTGgagacctcagtttctcatctgtaaaatggagcagttagaagatgatctccaaggtcccttccaattctcaatccTAAGGTCCTCGGGTAAATAAGAGGATGGGAGTGAGCAGTTTCCCTGTGGATCCTCGCCCAAGATGTGCTTGTGTTATTAAGGGCTGACCCAGACctgtcccatcccatccccaGGTGGAGGAGCAGCATCTGCAGGTGGAAGAGGTTCGTCTGAAGTCAGCTGTGGGTGGGGGCCGGCGGCCCCTGCCCGTTACGGAGGGGCTGGTGGAGGTCCGGCTCCCTGGGGGGTGGGCCCAGGTGTGTGACCGCGGATGGAGCGCCCATAACAGCCGAGTGATCTGTGGCATGCTGGGCTTCCCCAGCGAGCGGAGGGTGAATACTGCCTTCTACAGGTAAGAGAGCCAGGGCGGGtccagggatgggggaaaggGCATCTGAGGCGTGAGAGAGATGTGAGGTAAGGTCTGAGATGTGTCCAGATCAGAATTTAAGAGTCTGAAGGGGTCAAGGTTAGGAGATTGTCTGGGGTTTGATAGGTGTGAAAGTCAAGGCAGGTCAAAGCCAAGTCACCTCGGCATGAAGTTCAAGGTCTGAATGAACAGGGTTTGCGGTGTGAGAGGATCTGGGGTTTGAGGAATGAGGAATTCTGAGTTTTGAGGTGtaaggggcgggggcggggcagaggcccaaagttggggggtgggggtgaagaggGAGTATGACGAGGTGGGTCTGTACTGCCAGGTGCCAAGAGCTCTGAATCTGAAGGGTTTGGGGTATGATAAGAGTAAAGGGGTAAAGATTGTGAGGTCTTGACTGTGATACAGTCCAGCTAGGAAGGGGTCTGAGTTATGAGACAGGACTGGGATCTGAGGGGACAAAGATGCCCGAAGGACCGAGGACTGTGGTGGGGGATGGGACCCGAATTGGTggtctgggtggggtggggtctgCAAGGAGAAGCTTGCCCGGGAGGGGCGGGCCTGCTGAGTAGGCGGGGTTTTATTGTGTTGGGGGCGGGGCTCCCTCCTGGGGTTGGTCTGGGCCTTTCCACGCCTTAATGTGCTGACTTCATCAAGCGCTAGGCAGATTCTTCTGACTGCTTTGCCCCTGGTTTCTTTTCTGGGGCTCTCAAAGAAGAGCGGAAGGGCGcgagatcaggaaaggctgccCGGAAGAAGCGACATTTGTTCACTGTGGAATGTAATCACTCCCTTTGATGGGCAGGGACTATTTGTCAGTTCTCCCTAGGGCTTTGCACAGTGTTTGTTGAATACcgtttcatagatttagagctagaagaaaccttatgCCCAAAATCcagtgtcagagtcagaatttgaacccatttcctcAGCTTCCAGAACCAAGTCCTGTCAAAAAGCACCTATTA
Proteins encoded in this window:
- the DOK1 gene encoding docking protein 1 isoform X1 gives rise to the protein MDGAAMDGAAMEGPLFVQSQRFGAKKWKKTWAVLYPSSPNGVARLEFFEHKGSGSGSGRGGSRRLDCRVIRLSDCVSVAPVALDSPPGPGTSVFRVDTAQRSHLLAAEGPASVAWVQILCQTAFPKGCWSLAPGESSSGPSSMEMQENSLYSPHGQGSEFWVTVQKTEASEHCGLQGHYVLRVEANGLSLLALGGQGQKKEPLLSWPYTLLRRYGRDRAMFSFEAGRRCPSGPGTFTFQTSQGNDIFQAVEAAIQRQKAQAGIVSGASPGLDQQSPGLSEVGMAGAASHGLEDPHADGPALYSEPLDALRSLPDSSSDPLYSDPVDSSGQKTGHGAGVSSPLYWGLFEQVQQQLKDTKLGGAKKEPIYDEPEGQSPAPPPGLYDKPQEPRDAWCQRARVQEEGYELPYNPATDDYAVPPPRNLKPIPPPKPQMLPRSNSPSSLALPVYSRVQKGAAKGWGQGMPEGGSQPRTGMKSDGPM
- the DOK1 gene encoding docking protein 1 isoform X2 — protein: MDGAAMDGAAMEGPLFVQSQRFGAKKWKKTWAVLYPSSPNGVARLEFFEHKGSGSGSGRGGSRRLDCRVIRLSDCVSVAPVALDSPPGPGTSVFRVDTAQRSHLLAAEGPASVAWVQILCQTAFPKGCWSLAPGESSSGPSSMEMQENSLYSPHGQGHVLLRGWTEVSLRPWNLHFPDLPRE